The following proteins are encoded in a genomic region of Necator americanus strain Aroian chromosome II, whole genome shotgun sequence:
- a CDS encoding hypothetical protein (NECATOR_CHRII.G4277.T1), producing MEAMVFRDISTLVRRRFPTMDHLVTSGLMTEKELKDMNAVSSPHAKYWLPIQWLLSLVTLARDEGRIEGEVIYVSLFDRIAGFRAKLINLFLFDWVPVPLVYTQVVHLAVYSYFGFALLGRQYLEREGVKKSIDLYIPIMSILQFTFIVGWVKVAEVLLNPLGEDDDDFESNWIIDRNLQVGFSVEECYDKYPPVDRDSFWETPNPEPLYTAQSAIRPINPQMGSCVNMATPSSSSYMLRPRRRTINTSSVWDGQVESDEVVPVIQNNGHIDLQSQFPTSISTSSMSNFIKKIKHGSRRLSSLSQFAKRRSTNVSSLRTIESPGVISSAASYLDCASLSPALWLHDGQKTPPALYVQPPTPIATGREASQHSMQQLEHSDKHMNRNRKRHSAPDTLQLVKKADGSRRDSYSSMGLPIILEESKDRSMHQLNASTSNHEGTKVDDVRSNKGSAAESLKVPKQPICVCSHCN from the exons ATGGAGGCGATGGTGTTCAGAGACATATCCACGTTAGTTCGACGACGGTTCCCCACGATGGATCATCTGGTCACATCAG GTTTAATGACGGAAAAGGAACTAAAAGATATGAATGCCGTATCGTCTCCTCATGCCAAGTACTGGCTTCCGATCCAATGGCTTCTATCGCTGGTCACTCTAGCTCGTGATGAGGGTCGTATTGAAGGGGAAGTGATCTACGTTTCGCTGTTTGAC AGAATTGCTGGCTTCCGGGCAAAGCTAATCaatttgtttctgtttgaCTGGGTTCCCgtaccgcttgtatacacacAG GTTGTGCATTTAGCAGTCTACAGTTACTTTGGTTTTGCCTTACTCGGTCGACAATACCTCGAAAGAGAAGGAGTGAAGAAATCC ATTGATCTCTATATTCCCATCATGTCCATTCTACAGTTCACATTCATTGTCGGATGGGTTAAA GTCGCCGAAGTGCTGCTCAATCCACTCGGTGAGGATGATGACGATTTCGAGTCCAATTGGATTATCGACCGAAACCTCCAG GTAGGATTTTCTGTCGAGGAATGCTACGATAAGTATCCACCTGTGGATCGCGACTCCTTCTGGGAAACCCCAAATCCAGAACCACTGTACACTGCGCAAAGCGCTATACGTCCCATAAATCCTCAAATGGGTAGCTGCGTGAACAT GGCCACACCTAGCAGCTCATCGTACATGCTTCGACCACGACGAAGGACAATTAACACTTCATCTGTCTGGGATGGGCAAGTGGAATCGGACGAAGTAGTGCCTGTTATTCAAAACAACGG ACATATCGATCTCCAGTCTCAATTTCCAACTTCCATATCAACATCATCAATGAGCAACTTCATCAAGAAAATTAAGCATGGAAGTAGACGATTAA GTTCTCTATCGCAATTTGCAAAACGTCGATCAACGAATGTGAGCAGCCTGAGGACGATAGAAAGCCCTGGGGTAATTTCAAG CGCTGCATCGTACTTAGATTGTGCCAGTTTGTCGCCGGCGTTGTGGTTACATGATGGTCAAAAAACTCCTCCAGCTCTTTACGTGCAACCACCGACGCCCATAGCTACAGGGAGAGAAGCATCGCAACATTCAATGCAGCAGTTGGAACACTCGGACAAGCATATGAATAGAAATCGCAAACGACACTCAGCACCTGATACACTCCAACTGGTTAAGAAGGCGGACGGATCTCGGCGAGACTCTTACAGCTCTATGGGTTTGCCTATTATCTTGGAAGAGAGTAAGGACAGATCAATGCATCAATTAAATG CTTCAACCAGCAATCACGAAGGAACGAAAGTTGACGATGTTCGATCTAATAAAGGAAGTGCAGCTGAATCTTTAAAAGTGCCCAAACAACCTATTTGTGTTTGTAGCCATTGTAACTAG
- a CDS encoding hypothetical protein (NECATOR_CHRII.G4278.T6) produces the protein MEIVKTLINPQNSSIFDEDRQIPESRIWIREIDTFYAAFLVLASLFTIVIIFLTVVQLYYVIKYVSNARIQSDLYYLALMFPVTTICNVAGMFIPRAAIFLYAVALVYFMFCLFVVVSLLFNIFGSRKEMSEYLLERNIRISFLVPPLCCCRFLPDVPSTEQNLQRVEWLVFQTPILRTAFELTSVVVFMELGHRHNLWFMFSQLFGLVSMCVAFYGCYMMVPLGKEKVAPYRFMQLFTIVDIAQCLYTIQKFSFDFAAVFGIISPDRLLTAAAKAQFWSSFMLTWEMMTLSAIASYLLRPSQSIFFDKYPIVDSTSSHTGSNQTINSFISPPARVEPKPKSIFDSIDDDTIQTNSGSKPDAAYLRSKAACRETDAVEFSVAEYGAQNLDHNGSHFTSFGHGNRRYLGSVSRAECCMEIVKTLIISYNTTIDDYPKLPESRIWMQEIDSLYSALLALASMFTIFTILLAISQLYHVVKYVSDPRIQADLYYLVLMFPIAAICNASGMFIPRAALFLYAVGLVYLSLCLFAAASLLFDIFGGRKQMSEYLLKRRNLRRVEWLVFQTPILRTIFEVNSVAVFMELGHRHNLWFMFSQLFGLISLCVAFYGCYVMVPLAKKKIAPYRFNDLFYIVDIAQCCYTIQKFCFDFGATFGMFSPNHLFTPPAKAQFWASFMITFEMMMLSAVATYVMQPAKSAFFDKYPTLITEGHGSSVTFVSTANCIEQEIKTISELSGGSSAKTEDSEAS, from the exons ATGGAGATAGTCAAGACGCTCATCAACCCCCAAAACAGTTCCATATTTGATGAGGATCGACAAATACCGGAGAGCCGAATATGGATAAGAG aaattgatACGTTTTATGCAGCATTTCTTGTGTTGGCTTCACTGTTTACGATAGTTATAATATTTCTGACGGTAGTTCAGCTCTACTATGTCATAAAATACGTCAGCAATGCGCGGATACAATCAGATCTCTACTATTTGGCTCTTATGTTTCCC GTGACGACTATCTGTAATGTTGCTGGAATGTTCATCCCAAGGGCTGCCATATTCCTCTATGCAGTCGCACTTGT ATACTTCATGTTTTGCCTTTTCGTCGTTGTGTCCCTTCTTTTCAATATATTCGGCAGCAGAAAAGAGATGTCAGAGTACTTGTTGGAAAG AAATATCCGGATTTCCTTCTTGGTGCCTCCATTGTGTTGCTGCCGGTTCCTGCCAGACGTTCCCAGCACTGA GCAAAACCTGCAGCGTGTTGAATGGCTCGTTTTTCAAACGCCAATTCTGCGCACAGCTTTTGAACTGACTAGTGTTGTCGTATTCATGGAACTTGGACATCGTCATAATTT GTGGTTCATGTTCTCGCAACTTTTTGGCCTGGTCTCAATGTGTGTGGCTTTCTACGGTTGCTACATGATGGTTCCCTTAGGAAAG GAGAAGGTTGCACCCTATCGTTTTATGCAGCTTTTCACTATAGTGGACATAGCTCAATGTCTGTATACTATCCAAAAATTTAGTTTCGACTTCGCCGCAGTTTTTGGGATTATCTCGCCGGATCGTTTGTTGACAGCAGCTGCAAAAGCGCAGT tTTGGTCATCTTTCATGTTGACATGGGAGATGATGACGCTGTCAGCTATTGCCAGTTATCTTCTACGACCCTCGCAGTCAATATTCTTTGATAAGTACCCGATTGTCGACTCAACATCTTCGCATACAG GCAGTAACCAGACTATTAATAGCTTCATTAGTCCTCCCGCTCGTGTTGAACCGAAACCAAAATCCATATTCGATTCGATAGACGACGATACTATTCAGACAAACTCTGGTTCGAAACCGG ATGCCGCCTACTTACGCTCAAAGGCAGCGTGCCGCGAAACTGACGCTGTTGAGTTCTCTGTAGCCGAATATGGAGCTCAGAATTTGGATCACAA TGGTTctcatttcacttcatttgGTCACGGTAATAGGCGGTACTTGGGAAGTGTATCTAGAG CTGAATGTTGCATGGAGATAGTGAAAACACTCATAATTTCCTATAATACAACAATTGACGACTATCCAAAATTACCTGAATCACGGATATGGATGCAAG AAATTGACTCGCTCTATTCTGCTCTTCTCGCGCTGGCCTCAATGTTTACGATATTTACAATTCTTTTGGCAATCTCTCAACTCTACCACGTCGTGAAATACGTCAGTGACCCTAGAATTCAGGCTGATTTGTACTATTTGGTACTGATGTTCCCG ATAGCAGCTATATGCAATGCTTCCGGAATGTTTATACCACGAGCagctttatttctttatgCTGTCGGTCTCGT ATATTTGTCGTTGTGTCTCTTCGCAGCAGCATCCCTGTTATTCGACATTTTCGGAGGCCGGAAACAGATGTCCGAATATTTGTTGAAGAG AAGGAATCTCCGACGCGTTGAGTGGCTCGTTTTTCAAACCCCCATTCTTCGAACAATATTCGAAGTGAATAGCGTTGCTGTGTTTATGGAACTTGGACACAGACATAATTT ATGGTTTATGTTTTCGCAGCTATTCGGTTTAATTTCCCTTTGTGTTGCATTTTACGGATGTTATGTGATGGTGCCACTCGCAAAA aagaaaattgccCCCTATCGTTTTAATGATCTTTTTTATATTGTCGACATTGCTCAGTGTTGCTATACTATCCAGAAGTTTTGCTTTGATTTTGGAGCTACATTTGGGATGTTCTCTCCGAATCATTTATTTACACCGCCAGCCAAGGCTCAAT TTTGGGCTTCGTTTATGATCACATTCGAGATGATGATGTTATCTGCAGTCGCCACATATGTTATGCAACCGGCTAAATCGGCGTTCTTTGATAAATATCCGACATTAATTACCGAAG GACATGGTTCATCGGTCACCTTTGTGTCGACAGCCAACTGCATTGAACAAGAAATTAAGACAATCAGTGAATTGAGTGGAGGTAGTTCTGCGAAAACGGAGGATTCAGAAGCAAGCTAA
- a CDS encoding hypothetical protein (NECATOR_CHRII.G4278.T4) → MEIVKTLINPQNSSIFDEDRQIPESRIWIREIDTFYAAFLVLASLFTIVIIFLTVVQLYYVIKYVSNARIQSDLYYLALMFPVTTICNVAGMFIPRAAIFLYAVALVYFMFCLFVVVSLLFNIFGSRKEMSEYLLERNIRISFLVPPLCCCRFLPDVPSTEQNLQRVEWLVFQTPILRTAFELTSVVVFMELGHRHNLWFMFSQLFGLVSMCVAFYGCYMMVPLGKEKVAPYRFMQLFTIVDIAQCLYTIQKFSFDFAAVFGIISPDRLLTAAAKAQFWSSFMLTWEMMTLSAIASYLLRPSQSIFFDKYPIVDSTSSHTGSNQTINSFISPPARVEPKPKSIFDSIDDDTIQTNSGSKPDAAYLRSKAACRETDAVEFSVAEYGAQNLDHNGSHFTSFGHGNRRYLGSVSRAECCMEIVKTLIISYNTTIDDYPKLPESRIWMQEIDSLYSALLALASMFTIFTILLAISQLYHVVKYIAAICNASGMFIPRAALFLYAVGLVYLSLCLFAAASLLFDIFGGRKQMSEYLLKRNIWISFRILPLCCLTFIPAVKSTERNLRRVEWLVFQTPILRTIFEVNSVAVFMELGHRHNLWFMFSQLFGLISLCVAFYGCYVMVPLAKKKIAPYRFNDLFYIVDIAQCCYTIQKFCFDFGATFGMFSPNHLFTPPAKAQFWASFMITFEMMMLSAVATYVMQPAKSAFFDKYPTLITEGHGSSVTFVSTANCIEQEIKTISELSGGSSAKTEDSEAS, encoded by the exons ATGGAGATAGTCAAGACGCTCATCAACCCCCAAAACAGTTCCATATTTGATGAGGATCGACAAATACCGGAGAGCCGAATATGGATAAGAG aaattgatACGTTTTATGCAGCATTTCTTGTGTTGGCTTCACTGTTTACGATAGTTATAATATTTCTGACGGTAGTTCAGCTCTACTATGTCATAAAATACGTCAGCAATGCGCGGATACAATCAGATCTCTACTATTTGGCTCTTATGTTTCCC GTGACGACTATCTGTAATGTTGCTGGAATGTTCATCCCAAGGGCTGCCATATTCCTCTATGCAGTCGCACTTGT ATACTTCATGTTTTGCCTTTTCGTCGTTGTGTCCCTTCTTTTCAATATATTCGGCAGCAGAAAAGAGATGTCAGAGTACTTGTTGGAAAG AAATATCCGGATTTCCTTCTTGGTGCCTCCATTGTGTTGCTGCCGGTTCCTGCCAGACGTTCCCAGCACTGA GCAAAACCTGCAGCGTGTTGAATGGCTCGTTTTTCAAACGCCAATTCTGCGCACAGCTTTTGAACTGACTAGTGTTGTCGTATTCATGGAACTTGGACATCGTCATAATTT GTGGTTCATGTTCTCGCAACTTTTTGGCCTGGTCTCAATGTGTGTGGCTTTCTACGGTTGCTACATGATGGTTCCCTTAGGAAAG GAGAAGGTTGCACCCTATCGTTTTATGCAGCTTTTCACTATAGTGGACATAGCTCAATGTCTGTATACTATCCAAAAATTTAGTTTCGACTTCGCCGCAGTTTTTGGGATTATCTCGCCGGATCGTTTGTTGACAGCAGCTGCAAAAGCGCAGT tTTGGTCATCTTTCATGTTGACATGGGAGATGATGACGCTGTCAGCTATTGCCAGTTATCTTCTACGACCCTCGCAGTCAATATTCTTTGATAAGTACCCGATTGTCGACTCAACATCTTCGCATACAG GCAGTAACCAGACTATTAATAGCTTCATTAGTCCTCCCGCTCGTGTTGAACCGAAACCAAAATCCATATTCGATTCGATAGACGACGATACTATTCAGACAAACTCTGGTTCGAAACCGG ATGCCGCCTACTTACGCTCAAAGGCAGCGTGCCGCGAAACTGACGCTGTTGAGTTCTCTGTAGCCGAATATGGAGCTCAGAATTTGGATCACAA TGGTTctcatttcacttcatttgGTCACGGTAATAGGCGGTACTTGGGAAGTGTATCTAGAG CTGAATGTTGCATGGAGATAGTGAAAACACTCATAATTTCCTATAATACAACAATTGACGACTATCCAAAATTACCTGAATCACGGATATGGATGCAAG AAATTGACTCGCTCTATTCTGCTCTTCTCGCGCTGGCCTCAATGTTTACGATATTTACAATTCTTTTGGCAATCTCTCAACTCTACCACGTCGTGAAATAC ATAGCAGCTATATGCAATGCTTCCGGAATGTTTATACCACGAGCagctttatttctttatgCTGTCGGTCTCGT ATATTTGTCGTTGTGTCTCTTCGCAGCAGCATCCCTGTTATTCGACATTTTCGGAGGCCGGAAACAGATGTCCGAATATTTGTTGAAGAG gAATATCTGGATTTCGTTTCGCATTCTTCCGCTATGCTGTTTAACGTTCATACCTGCTGTAAAAAGCACAGA AAGGAATCTCCGACGCGTTGAGTGGCTCGTTTTTCAAACCCCCATTCTTCGAACAATATTCGAAGTGAATAGCGTTGCTGTGTTTATGGAACTTGGACACAGACATAATTT ATGGTTTATGTTTTCGCAGCTATTCGGTTTAATTTCCCTTTGTGTTGCATTTTACGGATGTTATGTGATGGTGCCACTCGCAAAA aagaaaattgccCCCTATCGTTTTAATGATCTTTTTTATATTGTCGACATTGCTCAGTGTTGCTATACTATCCAGAAGTTTTGCTTTGATTTTGGAGCTACATTTGGGATGTTCTCTCCGAATCATTTATTTACACCGCCAGCCAAGGCTCAAT TTTGGGCTTCGTTTATGATCACATTCGAGATGATGATGTTATCTGCAGTCGCCACATATGTTATGCAACCGGCTAAATCGGCGTTCTTTGATAAATATCCGACATTAATTACCGAAG GACATGGTTCATCGGTCACCTTTGTGTCGACAGCCAACTGCATTGAACAAGAAATTAAGACAATCAGTGAATTGAGTGGAGGTAGTTCTGCGAAAACGGAGGATTCAGAAGCAAGCTAA
- a CDS encoding hypothetical protein (NECATOR_CHRII.G4278.T3), giving the protein MEIVKTLINPQNSSIFDEDRQIPESRIWIREIDTFYAAFLVLASLFTIVIIFLTVVQLYYVIKYVSNARIQSDLYYLALMFPVTTICNVAGMFIPRAAIFLYAVALVYFMFCLFVVVSLLFNIFGSRKEMSEYLLERNIRISFLVPPLCCCRFLPDVPSTEQNLQRVEWLVFQTPILRTAFELTSVVVFMELGHRHNLWFMFSQLFGLVSMCVAFYGCYMMVPLGKEKVAPYRFMQLFTIVDIAQCLYTIQKFSFDFAAVFGIISPDRLLTAAAKAQFWSSFMLTWEMMTLSAIASYLLRPSQSIFFDKYPIVDSTSSHTGSNQTINSFISPPARVEPKPKSIFDSIDDDTIQTNSGSKPDAAYLRSKAACRETDAVEFSVAEYGAQNLDHNGSHFTSFGHGNRRYLGSVSRAECCMEIVKTLIISYNTTIDDYPKLPESRIWMQEIDSLYSALLALASMFTIFTILLAISQLYHVVKYVSDPRIQADLYYLVLMFPIAAICNASGMFIPRAALFLYAVGLVYLSLCLFAAASLLFDIFGGRKQMSEYLLKRNIWISFRILPLCCLTFIPAVKSTERNLRRVEWLVFQTPILRTIFEVNSVAVFMELGHRHNLWFMFSQLFGLISLCVAFYGCYVMVPLAKKKIAPYRFNDLFYIVDIAQCCYTIQKFCFDFGATFGMFSPNHLFTPPAKAQFWASFMITFEMMMLSAVATYVMQPAKSAFFDKYPTLITEGHGSSVTFVSTANCIEQEIKTISELSGGSSAKTEDSEAS; this is encoded by the exons ATGGAGATAGTCAAGACGCTCATCAACCCCCAAAACAGTTCCATATTTGATGAGGATCGACAAATACCGGAGAGCCGAATATGGATAAGAG aaattgatACGTTTTATGCAGCATTTCTTGTGTTGGCTTCACTGTTTACGATAGTTATAATATTTCTGACGGTAGTTCAGCTCTACTATGTCATAAAATACGTCAGCAATGCGCGGATACAATCAGATCTCTACTATTTGGCTCTTATGTTTCCC GTGACGACTATCTGTAATGTTGCTGGAATGTTCATCCCAAGGGCTGCCATATTCCTCTATGCAGTCGCACTTGT ATACTTCATGTTTTGCCTTTTCGTCGTTGTGTCCCTTCTTTTCAATATATTCGGCAGCAGAAAAGAGATGTCAGAGTACTTGTTGGAAAG AAATATCCGGATTTCCTTCTTGGTGCCTCCATTGTGTTGCTGCCGGTTCCTGCCAGACGTTCCCAGCACTGA GCAAAACCTGCAGCGTGTTGAATGGCTCGTTTTTCAAACGCCAATTCTGCGCACAGCTTTTGAACTGACTAGTGTTGTCGTATTCATGGAACTTGGACATCGTCATAATTT GTGGTTCATGTTCTCGCAACTTTTTGGCCTGGTCTCAATGTGTGTGGCTTTCTACGGTTGCTACATGATGGTTCCCTTAGGAAAG GAGAAGGTTGCACCCTATCGTTTTATGCAGCTTTTCACTATAGTGGACATAGCTCAATGTCTGTATACTATCCAAAAATTTAGTTTCGACTTCGCCGCAGTTTTTGGGATTATCTCGCCGGATCGTTTGTTGACAGCAGCTGCAAAAGCGCAGT tTTGGTCATCTTTCATGTTGACATGGGAGATGATGACGCTGTCAGCTATTGCCAGTTATCTTCTACGACCCTCGCAGTCAATATTCTTTGATAAGTACCCGATTGTCGACTCAACATCTTCGCATACAG GCAGTAACCAGACTATTAATAGCTTCATTAGTCCTCCCGCTCGTGTTGAACCGAAACCAAAATCCATATTCGATTCGATAGACGACGATACTATTCAGACAAACTCTGGTTCGAAACCGG ATGCCGCCTACTTACGCTCAAAGGCAGCGTGCCGCGAAACTGACGCTGTTGAGTTCTCTGTAGCCGAATATGGAGCTCAGAATTTGGATCACAA TGGTTctcatttcacttcatttgGTCACGGTAATAGGCGGTACTTGGGAAGTGTATCTAGAG CTGAATGTTGCATGGAGATAGTGAAAACACTCATAATTTCCTATAATACAACAATTGACGACTATCCAAAATTACCTGAATCACGGATATGGATGCAAG AAATTGACTCGCTCTATTCTGCTCTTCTCGCGCTGGCCTCAATGTTTACGATATTTACAATTCTTTTGGCAATCTCTCAACTCTACCACGTCGTGAAATACGTCAGTGACCCTAGAATTCAGGCTGATTTGTACTATTTGGTACTGATGTTCCCG ATAGCAGCTATATGCAATGCTTCCGGAATGTTTATACCACGAGCagctttatttctttatgCTGTCGGTCTCGT ATATTTGTCGTTGTGTCTCTTCGCAGCAGCATCCCTGTTATTCGACATTTTCGGAGGCCGGAAACAGATGTCCGAATATTTGTTGAAGAG gAATATCTGGATTTCGTTTCGCATTCTTCCGCTATGCTGTTTAACGTTCATACCTGCTGTAAAAAGCACAGA AAGGAATCTCCGACGCGTTGAGTGGCTCGTTTTTCAAACCCCCATTCTTCGAACAATATTCGAAGTGAATAGCGTTGCTGTGTTTATGGAACTTGGACACAGACATAATTT ATGGTTTATGTTTTCGCAGCTATTCGGTTTAATTTCCCTTTGTGTTGCATTTTACGGATGTTATGTGATGGTGCCACTCGCAAAA aagaaaattgccCCCTATCGTTTTAATGATCTTTTTTATATTGTCGACATTGCTCAGTGTTGCTATACTATCCAGAAGTTTTGCTTTGATTTTGGAGCTACATTTGGGATGTTCTCTCCGAATCATTTATTTACACCGCCAGCCAAGGCTCAAT TTTGGGCTTCGTTTATGATCACATTCGAGATGATGATGTTATCTGCAGTCGCCACATATGTTATGCAACCGGCTAAATCGGCGTTCTTTGATAAATATCCGACATTAATTACCGAAG GACATGGTTCATCGGTCACCTTTGTGTCGACAGCCAACTGCATTGAACAAGAAATTAAGACAATCAGTGAATTGAGTGGAGGTAGTTCTGCGAAAACGGAGGATTCAGAAGCAAGCTAA
- a CDS encoding hypothetical protein (NECATOR_CHRII.G4278.T5) has translation MEIVKTLINPQNSSIFDEDRQIPESRIWIREIDTFYAAFLVLASLFTIVIIFLTVVQLYYVIKYVSNARIQSDLYYLALMFPVTTICNVAGMFIPRAAIFLYAVALVYFMFCLFVVVSLLFNIFGSRKEMSEYLLERNIRISFLVPPLCCCRFLPDVPSTEQNLQRVEWLVFQTPILRTAFELTSVVVFMELGHRHNLWFMFSQLFGLVSMCVAFYGCYMMVPLGKEKVAPYRFMQLFTIVDIAQCLYTIQKFSFDFAAVFGIISPDRLLTAAAKAQFWSSFMLTWEMMTLSAIASYLLRPSQSIFFDKYPIVDSTSSHTGSNQTINSFISPPARVEPKPKSIFDSIDDDTIQTNSGSKPDAAYLRSKAACRETDAVEFSVAEYGAQNLDHNGSHFTSFGHGNRRYLGSVSRAECCMEIVKTLIISYNTTIDDYPKLPESRIWMQEIDSLYSALLALASMFTIFTILLAISQLYHVVKYVSDPRIQADLYYLVLMFPIAAICNASGMFIPRAALFLYAVGLVFRYLSLCLFAAASLLFDIFGGRKQMSEYLLKRNIWISFRILPLCCLTFIPAVKSTERNLRRVEWLVFQTPILRTIFEVNSVAVFMELGHRHNLWFMFSQLFGLISLCVAFYGCYVMVPLAKKKIAPYRFNDLFYIVDIAQCCYTIQKFCFDFGATFGMFSPNHLFTPPAKAQFWASFMITFEMMMLSAVATYVMQPAKSAFFDKYPTLITEGHGSSVTFVSTANCIEQEIKTISELSGGSSAKTEDSEAS, from the exons ATGGAGATAGTCAAGACGCTCATCAACCCCCAAAACAGTTCCATATTTGATGAGGATCGACAAATACCGGAGAGCCGAATATGGATAAGAG aaattgatACGTTTTATGCAGCATTTCTTGTGTTGGCTTCACTGTTTACGATAGTTATAATATTTCTGACGGTAGTTCAGCTCTACTATGTCATAAAATACGTCAGCAATGCGCGGATACAATCAGATCTCTACTATTTGGCTCTTATGTTTCCC GTGACGACTATCTGTAATGTTGCTGGAATGTTCATCCCAAGGGCTGCCATATTCCTCTATGCAGTCGCACTTGT ATACTTCATGTTTTGCCTTTTCGTCGTTGTGTCCCTTCTTTTCAATATATTCGGCAGCAGAAAAGAGATGTCAGAGTACTTGTTGGAAAG AAATATCCGGATTTCCTTCTTGGTGCCTCCATTGTGTTGCTGCCGGTTCCTGCCAGACGTTCCCAGCACTGA GCAAAACCTGCAGCGTGTTGAATGGCTCGTTTTTCAAACGCCAATTCTGCGCACAGCTTTTGAACTGACTAGTGTTGTCGTATTCATGGAACTTGGACATCGTCATAATTT GTGGTTCATGTTCTCGCAACTTTTTGGCCTGGTCTCAATGTGTGTGGCTTTCTACGGTTGCTACATGATGGTTCCCTTAGGAAAG GAGAAGGTTGCACCCTATCGTTTTATGCAGCTTTTCACTATAGTGGACATAGCTCAATGTCTGTATACTATCCAAAAATTTAGTTTCGACTTCGCCGCAGTTTTTGGGATTATCTCGCCGGATCGTTTGTTGACAGCAGCTGCAAAAGCGCAGT tTTGGTCATCTTTCATGTTGACATGGGAGATGATGACGCTGTCAGCTATTGCCAGTTATCTTCTACGACCCTCGCAGTCAATATTCTTTGATAAGTACCCGATTGTCGACTCAACATCTTCGCATACAG GCAGTAACCAGACTATTAATAGCTTCATTAGTCCTCCCGCTCGTGTTGAACCGAAACCAAAATCCATATTCGATTCGATAGACGACGATACTATTCAGACAAACTCTGGTTCGAAACCGG ATGCCGCCTACTTACGCTCAAAGGCAGCGTGCCGCGAAACTGACGCTGTTGAGTTCTCTGTAGCCGAATATGGAGCTCAGAATTTGGATCACAA TGGTTctcatttcacttcatttgGTCACGGTAATAGGCGGTACTTGGGAAGTGTATCTAGAG CTGAATGTTGCATGGAGATAGTGAAAACACTCATAATTTCCTATAATACAACAATTGACGACTATCCAAAATTACCTGAATCACGGATATGGATGCAAG AAATTGACTCGCTCTATTCTGCTCTTCTCGCGCTGGCCTCAATGTTTACGATATTTACAATTCTTTTGGCAATCTCTCAACTCTACCACGTCGTGAAATACGTCAGTGACCCTAGAATTCAGGCTGATTTGTACTATTTGGTACTGATGTTCCCG ATAGCAGCTATATGCAATGCTTCCGGAATGTTTATACCACGAGCagctttatttctttatgCTGTCGGTCTCGT TTTTAGATATTTGTCGTTGTGTCTCTTCGCAGCAGCATCCCTGTTATTCGACATTTTCGGAGGCCGGAAACAGATGTCCGAATATTTGTTGAAGAG gAATATCTGGATTTCGTTTCGCATTCTTCCGCTATGCTGTTTAACGTTCATACCTGCTGTAAAAAGCACAGA AAGGAATCTCCGACGCGTTGAGTGGCTCGTTTTTCAAACCCCCATTCTTCGAACAATATTCGAAGTGAATAGCGTTGCTGTGTTTATGGAACTTGGACACAGACATAATTT ATGGTTTATGTTTTCGCAGCTATTCGGTTTAATTTCCCTTTGTGTTGCATTTTACGGATGTTATGTGATGGTGCCACTCGCAAAA aagaaaattgccCCCTATCGTTTTAATGATCTTTTTTATATTGTCGACATTGCTCAGTGTTGCTATACTATCCAGAAGTTTTGCTTTGATTTTGGAGCTACATTTGGGATGTTCTCTCCGAATCATTTATTTACACCGCCAGCCAAGGCTCAAT TTTGGGCTTCGTTTATGATCACATTCGAGATGATGATGTTATCTGCAGTCGCCACATATGTTATGCAACCGGCTAAATCGGCGTTCTTTGATAAATATCCGACATTAATTACCGAAG GACATGGTTCATCGGTCACCTTTGTGTCGACAGCCAACTGCATTGAACAAGAAATTAAGACAATCAGTGAATTGAGTGGAGGTAGTTCTGCGAAAACGGAGGATTCAGAAGCAAGCTAA